DNA sequence from the Caulobacter segnis genome:
GTGGGTCAACGACCGCCGGGCCTATGTCGACAAGGTCAGCGGCGGCCAGCTGGGCTATGTCCACATCGCCGACATGTCCGACGCCGCGCTGGCCCAGCTCTATATCGACCTGGACGCCCAGAACCAGGGCAAGCAGGGCGTGGTCATCGACGTGCGCAACAACAACGGCGGCTACGTCAACGGCCACGTGCTCGACGTCTTCGCGCGCCGCAACTACCTGATGATGACCCCGCGCGACCGCTTCCCCGTGCCGTCGCGCCAGAACCTGGGCCAGCGGGCCCTGGGCCTGCCGACCGTGCTGGTCACCAACGAGTCGTCGCTGTCCGACGCCGAGGACTTCACCGAAGGTTACCGGTCGCTGGGCCTGGGCAAGGTGGTCGGCAAGCCGACCGCCGGCTGGATCATCTTCACCGGCGGTCGCCAGCTGATCGACGGCTCGGTGGTGCGCCTGCCGTTCATCCGCATCGACGACCTGCGCGGCCAGAACATGGAGCTCAATCCCCGGCCGGTGGACCTGGACGTCGACCGCCCGCTGGGCGAGGCCGGCGACGCGCAGCTGGACGCGGCGGTGAAGGTGCTGCTGGGGCGGTAGATCAGAATCCTCCCCCAGCGGGGGAGGATCAGAAGTCTCGGCTCCCGCGTTGACATCACGGTCGCCCCCCATGATGGTCCCGGCCCGCAACGCCGCCTCGGAGCCCGCCTTGACCAACATCCTGCACGCCATGCTGGGCAAGGGCCTGGGCGGTCTTGAGCAGGTGTTCCTAGACTACCAGCCGATCCTCGAAGCCTGGGCGGCCAGGCGCGGCGGCAAGTGCGTGGGCGTGGTGCGCAAGGGCGGCAAGGTCGCCGCGCGCGAGGCCGGGCGGACGCCGCCGCTGGTCGTCATGCCGGCCTTCACCGACTGGGACCCGCTGACCCTGGGCGCGGCCAAGGGCGTTGTGCGCGCGGCCGCGCCGGACCTGATCCTCAGCCACGGCCAGCGGCCGGCGCGGGTGTTCGGCAAGGCGGCCCCCGCCGGCGCGATCCAGGCCGTCTGCCTGCACAAGCCCGTGTTCGACGTCGCGCCCGGCGTCCACTACCTGGCCGTCGGCCGGCACCTGGCGCGATTGGCGATCGAGCGCGGCGCGCCCGAGGACCACGTCTGGTTCATCCCCAATTCGGTCAAGGCCCCGACCGCCCGCGCCACGCCGTTCGCGCGCGCCGAGGGCCAGCCGGTGAAGATCGTCGCCGCCGGCCGCCTGCATTCCAAGAAGGGCTTCGACGTCCTGATCCAGGCGGTGGGCAAGCTGCGCGCCTGGGACTTCGACGTCACCTGCGAGATCGCCGGCGAGGGCGAGGAGCGCGACGACCTGGAGGGCCTGATCCGCGAGCTGGACCTGGATCCTTGCGTCAAGCTGACCGGCTGGACCGACGATGTCGCCGGCTTCCTGGCGACCGGCGACCTCTTCGCCTTCCCCTCGCACCAGGAAGGGTTCCCGCTGACCCTGCTGGAGGCCATGTCCGTCGGTCTGCCGGTGGTGGCGACCGAGATCGATGGGCCGGACGAGATCCTCGAGGAAGGCGTCAACGGCCGTCTGGTGCCCGACGACGATCCCGACCGCCTGGCCGAGGCCCTGGGCGAACTGATCAGCGACCGCGAGACCGCCAGGCGTCTGGGCGCGGCCGCGCGGGAGCTAGTGCTGAGCGACTATGGGCCGGGCGAGCTGGCGCGACGCTTGGAAGCGGCGCTCGACGGAATGCTTTCCCGGGGTTGATGCGAAGCGCGCTCGGGAGTATGACCCCCGTCCGTCCTGGCGATGGCTGGGTAGCTCAGATGGTTAGAGCGGTGGATTCATAACCCACAGGTCGGCGGTTCGATCCCGCCCCCCGCCACCACCAGGACGGTAAATCTCCTTGAAATTCGAGAGCTTGGAACGTCGCTTCGGCGTCGCTCGTTGTCGCGTCATGGCTCGCGCGCCCAGGGTCTTCACGTGGTCGGATGGCTTTCACCGCTACACCGTGGCGGCGACGTCGCGCGCCAAGGCGCTAGCGGCCTGGGAGACCGATCGCGATCTCTTCAAGGAAGGCGTGGCCGAGGAGGCGCCGGACGCTCCCGACGCCAAGGCCGCCCTAGCCGCGCCCGGCGTGGTGATCCGACGGGCCGAGGGCGGGCTGAAGTCGGCCGTCGACAAGCTGCCTAAGCCCAAGACCAGGAAGGTCGACGGCGCCGCCGAGGCCAGGCGGAAGAAGGCGCTGGCCGAAGCGCTGGCGGCGCTGGAAGCGGCGGAAGCCGAGCATCGCGACGCCGAGGCCAACCTTGAGCATCGCCGCCGTGACCTCGACGCGGAGGCCGCCGCGCTCAGCGACTCCTGGACGACGCGCCGAGCGTCGCTGGAGCGGGCGATCCGACGTCAGCGACCGCGATAGAGGTCGGCACGTGGCCGCGCAGGCCGCGATGGTCCAGATAGTCGAGCAGGGCGGCGGGATAGTCGGTCTGGACGATGCTGACCCCCTGGTCGATCAGCCGGCCCCAGGCCCTGTCCGGATCGCGCAGCGCCTTGCGGTCGCCGGACTGGTCCAGCACGCCGCGCCAGCCCTTGGTGGCCAGGGTGTTGGTCCAGACGCGGATGCGGGCGGCGCGGGCCGCGTCGCGGACGGCGACGAAGCCCTGGCGCTTCAGGGCGACCATCTCTACCGCCGGGATCTGGCGGTCGCCGGACGCCTGGCGGGCGGTGATCTGGGCCAGGCCGAAGGCGCGCTTGGCCGCCTTGCTCGCCACCATCGGCATGAAGGCCAGGTCCCGGTACAGCGGCAGGTCGGCGATCGGCGGCGCGCCCAGCCGGGCCTTGGCCTTGAACAGCACCCAGTCGGCGGCGTCGGTCCGCCGCACGATCTCGGCGGCCTCGCCGGCCACCGGACCCTTGAGGTCGACATTGACCAGGATGCGGCCGCGCGCGGCGCGCAGGAACGCCTCCAGGGTCGGCGGCGCCTCGGTTCCGCCGTGGGCGTCCTTCAGGCGCAGGGCCTGGACCTCAGCCAGGGTGAGGTTGGAGACGCGGCCCTTGCCCTCGGTGGTCCGGTCGACCTTGGCGTCGTGCATCACGACGAGGACACCGTCGCGGGTGCGGCGCACGTCGATCTCGACCAGATCCACGCCCAGGGCGATGCAGCGCTCGAGGGCGGCCAGCGAATTCTCGGGGACGGACTGTTCGAAGCCGTGGCTGGGCGCGGGCTGGTGGCAGGCGCGGTGGGCGACCACCAGGACGCCGTCGCCGGCGTCGTAGAGCCGGTCGCGCAGGACGCCTGCGCCGGCCGGGGCGGCCGAAAGGGCCAGGACGCTGGCCAGGGCGGGCAGAAGAGCGGGCGCGCGACGTCGCATGAGGGCCTCCGGCCTCCACATGACCGATTCACGCGACGAGCATACGGCAGTTCGGGCTTACTAAGGTGACGTCGTCGCTCGAGCTTGACCGCAATCGTCGGATGTTCGCCGCCCCAAGTTCGGGTTTGACGGTCGGTATGACGAAGGCGGAAGGAAAGTGACCGGCCGGGATTCACGACATCCCGGCCGGCAAAGGCCGCCCGGCGGGTGGGATGCGCCAGCGGATCTGCAATTTAAGGACGACACAGTTGGACCGAACCCGCCATATGATGGTCGACTAAGTTTCCTATTAGGCGGGCGGAAGGCCCGGACGGTCCTCCGGCGCCTCGGGTAGACGCGCGCTCAGGACGCAACGCAGGCCGTCGGGGCGATAGTCCATGGCCGCCGAACCCTTCAGTTCGCCGCGCAGACTGCGCTCGATCAGGCGCGAGCCGAATCCCTTGCGAGTCGGTTCGGACACCGGCGGGCCGCCGGTTTCCAGCCAGACGCCTTGCAGCTGGCGCGTCGCCGGATCATAGGTCCAGGAGAGGTCCACGCGCCCTTCCGGCAGCGACAGGGCCCCGTACTTCAGGGCGTTGGTGGCCAGTTCGTGCAGGATCAGCGCCATGGTCAGGGCGCCGCCGGGCTGCAGCCGCACCGAGGGGCCCTGGATGCTGAACCGCGTCCCGGCCTCGTCGAACGGCCGCAGGGCCCGCTCGACCACCTCGTGCAGTTCGGCCCCGTGCCAGCTTTCGCGCGTCAGGATGTCGTGCACCCGCGACAGGCCCATCAGCCGCGCCTCGAACTTCTCGAAGGCCACGGTCGGGTCGGGCTCGTTGCGCAGGGTTTGGGCGGCCATCGACTGGACGGTGGCCAGGGTGTTCTTCACCCGGTGGTTCAACTCGTTGATCAGCAGGCGCAGCTGGCTCTGGTGGTCGGCCTGGGCGGTCTCGGCCTGCTTGCGGGCGCTGATGTCGGAGATGATCGCCAGGATGTAGGTCGGCTCGTCCTCGACGCGGACCATCGAGGCGGTCAGGTGGATCCAGATGTCGCCGCCCGGAACCAGGAAGCGCCGCTCGGCCGAGCAGGTCTCCTGCTCCCCGGCCAGCAGGGCCGCGCTCGAGATCAGCATCGGTTCGAGGAAGTCGGGATGGGCCAAGCTCTGCAGCGGCGAGCCCAGAAGCATGTCGCGTGGGCGCTGCAGCAGGGCGCAGAAGCTGTCGTTGACCTCGAGGATCTCGCCGGTCGGCGTCAGCCGGGCCACGCCCATGGCGGCCTGGTCGAAGACCGCGCGATAGCGGGCCTCGGCGGCCTCCAGCTTCAGGCGGGCCTCGATATTGGCGGTGACCACCTCGGTATAGAGCACCAGGCCCCCGACCTCGCCGCCATCGGTGCGCCAGGGCGCCATCGACCAACGGATCCACTCGGTGCGCCCGTCGCGATCGACATAGGGATCGCCCTCGTGGCGCAGCTCGACGCCCTCGGCGATGACCCGGGCGTGCAGGTCGCGCCATTTCTGGGGGATCTCGGGGAACACCTCGTAGTGCTTGCGCCCGATCAGCGGCAGATCGGCGGGCAGGTGCTGGTCGGTCAGATACTGCCGCGAGGCGGCCAGGTAGCGCATCTGGTTGTCGAAGATGGCGATGCCCAGCGGCGCGTGCTTCAGAGCCGTGGTGACGCTCGGCGAAGCGGCCATCGGAGAGCTGGACTGGAGCGGCGCTTCGTCGATCATCGCTCCCCCATGGTAGCGCTCCGGCCTTCGGCTTCGAAGGGTGATTTGTCTGACTTTCGCGTGAGACGCGATCAACTAGAAACCGGAAACACCCGCGTCTGTTTCACGACGCCGTACGCAAAACTGGTATCGATCGAGGCGATGCCAGGGATAGCGTGCAGTTTTCGCCGCATGAAGTCCTCATAGGCCTCCAGACTGTCGACGATCACCCGCAGCAGGTAGTCGTCGCCGCCAGCCAGCAGGAAACAGTCCAGGATCTGGTCGATGCGCGCGACCTGCTCCTCGAAGCCCTTGATCAGGTCCTGGCCGTGGCGGTCCAGCCGTACACGGACGAAGACCGTGATCGGCAGGCCGTAGGCCTTCTGGTCGACCAGCGCCGTGTAACCGGTGATCACCCCCTCCGCCTCCAGGTTGCGCACGCGGCGCAGGCAGGGGGAAGGCGACAGATTGACCCGCTCGGCCAGCTCCTGGTTGGTCAGGCGGCCGTCCTTCTGCAGCTCACGGATGATCTGGCGGTCCTTGGCGTCCATAGGCATGTGCTGGGGTCGGCCTCTTGAGCAGAATCTGCCAAAATAGAAGCGCATCGTGGCAGACTTCGCAATCTACCGCGCCCGACTCCACGCCAGTGTCACTTCGATAGAGGATTGACACATGCGCAGCGACCAGGCCGGATTTTCGACGCGGGCGATTCATGCGGGCTATGACCCGGCCGACGAGCACGGGGCGCTGACGCCGCCGGTGCACCTGACCTCGACCTTCGCCTTCGAGAGCGCCGAGGCCGGCGGCGAGATGTTCGCCGGGACGCGGGAAGGCCACTTCTATTCGCGCATCTCCAACCCGACGACCGACCTGCTGGAGCGTCGCCTGGCCAGCCTGGAGGGCGCGGAGGCCGCCGTGGCCACGGCCTCGGGCATGGGCGCGATCACCGCCACCCTGTGGAGCTTCCTGCGGGCCGGCGACGAGGTGATCACCGACCAGACCCTCTACGGCTGCACCTTCGCCTTTCTGCGCGACGGCCTGACCCGGTTCGGGGTGACCGTGCGCCAGGTCGACATGACCAGGCCCGACGATTTGGCGGCGGCGATCTCGGACAGGACCCGGATCGTCTATTTCGAGACCCCGGCCAATCCGAACATGCGCCTGGTGGACATCGCCGCGATCAGCCGGATCGCTCATGGGACGGGCGCCAAGGTGGTGGTCGACAACACCTACGCCACCCCGGTCCTGACCCGGCCGCTGGTCCTGGGCGCGGACGTCGTCGTCCACTCGGCGACCAAGTACCTGGGCGGCCACGGCGACCTGATCGGCGGGATCGCCGCCGGCGGTCTCGAGGACATGACCCGCGTGCGCCTGGTCGGGGTCAAGGACATGACCGGGGCGGTGATGTCGCCGTTCACGGCCTTCCTGGTGCTGCGGGGCCTGAAGACCCTGTCGCTGCGCATGGCCCGCCACGGCCAGAGCGCCCAGGACGTCGCCCGCTGGCTGGAGGCGCATCCGGCCGTCGCGCGGGTGTTCTATCCGGGCCTGCGGAGCTTCCCGCAAGCCGCCCTGGCCGCGCGCCAGATGGCCGGAGGCGGCGGCATGATGGCCTTCGAGCTGAAAGGCGGCCACGGGGCGGGGGTCTCGATGATGAACCGCCTGACCCTGATCCGGCGGGCCGTGTCGCTGGGCGACGCCGAGACCCTTGTCCAGCACCCGGCCAGCATGACCCATTCCACCTACGCTCCCGAGGAGCGCGCGGCCGCGGGCATCGGCGAGGGCCTGGTGCGGCTGTCCGTGGGGCTGGAGGACGTCGGCGACATCCTGGCCGACCTGGAGATGGCGCTGGAGCCGGAAAGGATCGTGGCGCTGGCCTAGGCGCCGCGCCCATCCGCGAGCGCGGCGCGGTTAACCTTCACCGCAAAAATCCTGAATCTGCACGGGCGATTAACCGCATCATGCGTTTATCCCCCGATGGCGAAATTCCCGTCAGACGTTGACCAGGACCGGCGATCGGCCGTCCGGATCCCGACCTCGCGGTCGGGAAAGCTGCTGTGCGGCGCCTTCGCCTGGGACTGCGTGATCCGTGATCTCTCCAGCAGCGGGGCGAAGGTCCAGATGCTGTCGAACGCCGCCCCGCCGGGGCAGGCCCAGCTGGTCGATCTGGCCGCAGGCCTGGCCTACGACGTGACCATCGCCTGGCGGCGTGACCGCGAGGCGGGCCTGCGCATCGTGCGCACCTACGATCTCCGAGGTCTGGCCCCGGCCGCCGCCGGCATGGCCAAGCGCATCTGGCTGGCCTCGCAGTCGGACGTCTCGACCGGCTGAAGCCCACGAGGATCCGGAAACGAAAAGGACCCCGGCCCGCCGACCGAGGTCCTTTCCATACGCTTGTCCGCGTCGCCTCGAAACGTCGAGGGCGCGGGACGCCCTGGCTAGGCGGCGCCTTCGCGAGCGGCTTCGTCGGCCATCGCGCGCACCAGGTCCAGGACCTGACGGCGAACGCGGCCGCGACCGATCTTCGGGAACACCTCGGCCAGCTCCAGGCCTTCCGGCGTGGTCAGGAATTCCTGCACCACCTTCTCGGCGTGCTGGGCGGCGTCGTCGACTTCGGCGCCGTTCATCGGATCGGCCAGGCCGTCGAAGAAGAACGACACCGGGACCTGCAGGGTCTTGGCGATCTCGTACAGCTTGCTGGCGCTGACGCGGTTGGCGCCGCGCTCGTACTTCTGCACCTGCTGGAAGGTCAGCCCCAGGCTGTCGGCCAGCTGCTCCTGGCTCACGCCCAGCAGCTTGCGACGCATCCGGACCCGGCCGCCAACGTGCAGGTCGACGGGGTTGGGGCGTCGGCCTTCGGTTTCTTCGCTCATGTGTTTTCCGCCTCCAACGGTTGTTCGGGGAAAATGACACGACCGTGACGTCGGTGGAAGCGATGGACCATCAAGCGCGGCGTCATGTCGCGATGGTTCAGCTTCCTTCCCCAAAACGAGGAGGCTAGCGGTCCGGACGGCGATTCGGCGCCAACCGAAAGCGCGACCCGCTCTCGTCAGGAGAGTGTCGCGAAACGGTCGGCGCCGAGGTGTGTCCGGACGGTCGCGGCCGGGGCGAGTCGGCGACCGCGAGGCGTTGTCCCGTCAGGCGTTGAGGACGCGGGCGCGGGTGTCCCAGATCCGCCGGGCCTGGCCGCTGCTGTCATGCAGGCGGAACAGGGTCTCGGCCGCCAGGGTCTCGTCGCGCTCGGCGCCGGCGGTCAGCTGCGGCGTCATGGCGCGGGTCACCTGGCGCTGCACGGCGGCCAGGTCGCCGAACGCCATCATGTCCAGGGCGTCGATCTCGTAGCCGATCGGCGACTCGCGGCCGATAGCCTCCAGTACCCGGTCCAGCAGCGCCTGCGAGATGGCGATCTCCGAGCCGGCCACCACGCCGTACTCGTAGGGACGCGGAATCCCGACCAGGCGGGTGTCGATCGGCGAGTTGAGGATGCCGGGATACAGCTGCATGTCGATCATGCCGACGAAGCGGTTCACGCCTCGACGCAGGGCCAGCTCGAACGCCGCCGCCCAGCACTCGAACACCCGCTCGCCGCGGCCCGAGCCCTTGCGCTGGCGATAGGCCTCGGTGGTGAACAGGCGCGTGGCCTCCCAGACGTCGGCGCCCTTCTTGGGTGTCTCGCCCGGGGCGATCAGGTGGGCGAACTTGTCGGCCAGCATGCAGCGATCGTCGGTGGGACGCAGCCGCAGTCCGACCTCCAGCTCCATCGCGTCGTTGAAGCCCAGCAGGTAGATGGCGCGGTGGTCGTCGTAGTCGTCGACCTCGCCGCCGTCGAGCACGACCAGGTCGACCCAGCCGTTCTTCTCGACGCACTGGCGGCGGCGCTCCTCGTGCATGGCCCACAGCTGCGGGCCGTAGAGATGGCGGTTCTCGGAAGTGATGATGTGGATCATAGCCGCCCCCAGCGGTGGTTGGACGGTCTGGATTAAGAGGCATGATCCGCGGAAACGACGATAGGCCAAACGGCCTACTCCTATTCCCCCGCGAGAGGCTTGCCAGGGCGGCGCGGGGGGATCAGCATCCCTCCATGACGACGGCGACCTCCCGAGAACGCCAGGAGCGCTACCGCAGCTTCGCGGCCTTCTATCCGTTCTACCTGACTGAACACGTCAATCCGGTCAGCCGACGGCTGCATGTCGTGGGCACGACCCTGGTGGTCGTCTGCCTGGCCATGGGCGCGTTGCGCGACTGGCGGTTCTTCCTGGCCGCGCCCCTGGTCGGCTACGGCTTCGCGTGGGTGGGCCACTTCGTGTTCGAGAAGAACCGGCCGGCGACGTTCAAGCACCCGCTCTACAGCCTGATGGGCGATTTCCGGCTGTGGTTCGAGACGCTGACGGGGCGGCGGAAGTTCTGAGGTTTTGATCGGCGCGTGACGAGTCGAAACCGGGCCCCACTTTCGGCTGTCGCGCCTAGAGCTTCGAAAGCAGTCCCAGCTCGCCGGCCTTCAGCACCGCTTCCTGGCGCTTGACCACGCCCAGGCGCTTCTTGGCGGCCTCGATGTGGTGGTGGACGGTGCGCGGCGACAGCTCGAGGATCGCGCCGATCTCCCAGTCGGTCTTGCCCCGGCTGGCCCAGTACAGGCACTGGGCCTGGCGCTCGGAGATGACCCCGTAGTCGGGATTGTCGTCCTGCAGCTCCCAGTGCTTGAGCATGATGGTGCCGAACACCGTGGCCAGACTCTCGATCACCGCCCGCTGGGTGGGATCGGTGTCGGGCGCCTCGGTGGACATGCGGATCAGCACCTCCTGGCCGGCGGGGCCGAACACGCGCACGACATAGCCGTCGTTCATGCCCAGCTCCGAGGCCTCGCCCCACATGGCGTGGGCCCGGCTGTCGCCCAGCGGCTTGGCGTCGGTCCAGGCGAACGAGCGGGGGGACTTCAGCAGCAGTTTGACGCACGGATCGTGGACCACGTAGCGCTCGCTCCAGTAGCGCTGGTCCCACTGGTCGAAGTCCTGGCGGCTGAGCGTGGGCGGTTCCTTGCCGTAGTGCTCGGCGTTGACCAGGGTGGCGCAGAACTTGTCGTAGCCGAAGGCGGCGATCGCCAGCGCGAAATGCGCCTCCACCTCCTGGGCCGACGCCAGGTGCGGGGCTTGGCTGAGGAACGCCCAAGCCTGTTGTTCCGCCGTGTTCAGCACGCGTCCTCGCTACTCCGCACTCACGCCGAGGTTAGGCTAGGCGGTGATACAGCCCGGCGCCAAGCGCGTACTACTCCAGGTAGCGCGGATCCTTGGCGGCGAAAGGTCGCGGCCGGGATCGCGAGGCGGTCGGCTCAGGCCGCCGCTTCCTCGCCTTCGTCCTCGCCGCCCAGCAGGGCGTTCAGCACGACGGCCAGGCGTTCGGGCTTGATCGGCTTTTCGACGACGTCCTGCATGCCGGCGGCGACATAGGTCTGGACGTCGGCGGGATCGGCGTTGGCGGTCAGGGCCACGATCGGCACGGCGCTGGCGCGGCCGCTCATCTCGCGGATGGCGCGGGTGGCGGCGATGCCGTCCATGCGCGGCATCTTGATGTCCATCAGGATCAGGTCGTAGCGGCCGCTCTTGGCCATCTCGAGCGCCTCGAGACCGTCGACGGCCTGTTCCGAGGTGCACTCGAACATGTCGCACAGGGCTTCGGCGACCATGCGGTTGGTGGCGTTGTCGTCGACGATCAGGATGTGGGCCGCGCGACCGGTTACGGCCGGCTCGGCCTCGGCGCGGGCCACCACGACGGAGGCGGGGGCCAGCGACAGGGTGAAGCCTACGGTCAGGCCGGCGCCGCGATTGGCCTCGGCGCGCAGCGGTCCGCCCATGGCTCGCAGCAGGCGGCGGGCCAGGGCCATCGCCACGCCCAGGGCCATCTCGCTCCGGTCCTGCTGGCTGGCGCCGCCCAGCGGGTCGCGGACGCGGGCCAGGCGCTCGTCGGCATGGCCTTCGGTATTGTCGCGGACCTGGCCTTCCAGGCGGATCTGGTCGCCGTCGGCGCGGGCCGTCAGGCGGGCCTCGATCATGCCGCGGCCCGAGGCCAGGGCGTTCTCGATCAGGATGTCGAACACCTGCAGCAGGCGCTCGCCGTCGACATCGACGCCGCATTCCGGGTCGCCATCGTAGGAGACGAGCAGCGTGGAGCCGCCCTCCTGGGCGCGGGCGGCCCAGCGGGCCTCGACCGCGTCGGCGAAGTCGCGCAGGCGGATGGGGGTCGGCGAGAAGGTCAGCTGGCCGCGGGCCGAGCGGTGCAGGTCGATGGCGCGGCCGACCGTCTCGCCCATGTCGCGGCTGGTGTCGCCGATGGCGCGGACGAAGGCGGCGGCGTCGGGCGTCAGGCGCTGCTGCTCGAGGCGCTCGGTGATGGCCAGCACGCCGTCCAGGTGCGCGCCGATGTCGACGGCCATGCGCTCGACCATGGCCATGGCGTCGCGCGCCTCGCCCTGGCGACGGCGGTGCGAGGCCAGCAGCGAGGCCAGGCCGCCCACGCCGGCGTAGCGGCCGGCGGCGTCGACGGCGACATAGGCGGTGCGGAACACCGGGGTCGGGCTGTCGGCCAGGGTGTTGACGAAGCTGTTGGCGTCGGTCTGGGCCATGACCGTCCGCGGGGTGGTGTCCATGACCTCGGCGATCGGCGTGTCGGCCAGCTGCTCGCCGGCCACGCGCATCATGCCTTGCAGGACGTCGCGATAGACCAGGCCCACGGGCGCGCGGCCGTCGTCGACGACCGCCAGGGCGGCCAGGGCCGCGTCGGCGTCGAACATCGCCGCGACAGCGCCGCAAGGCGTGCCGGGCGCGATCGGTGCGCGGGGGTCGATCAGACGGGTCAGCGTATCCATACGGCGCTTCGCTGGGACTAGGAGGCGCACCTTGCCCCGGCCGGCCTTGCGGAGTCGTTAAGTCGGCGGCCCGACCGGCGGGGTACCGTCGGAAAGTGCTGGGTTTTTCGTTTTCGAGGCGGCCGGAACGCAAAAGGGGGCGGCGGAAGACCGCCGCCCCCCTGGGCGTCCTCATGGCGTCCGCTCGGTGCGGGAGCCCTACCAGGACTTGGTGATCGCCACGCCGTACAGGCGCGGTTCGGCGGTGATCACGTTGGTGAACAGGCCCGAGCTGTCGTCGGTGGTGTAGGCGTCGACGATCGGGGTCTTGTTGCCGATGTTCTTGACGTAGGCGTCGATCGACAGGCCCCACTCCGGCTTTTCCACCTTCAGGGTGATGTTGCCGTTGTCCCACGCCTTCAGGCGATCGTAGTCGGTGTTGTAGACGCGGGCGAACTGCTTGGTCTGGCGGTAGTAGTCGCCGCGCAGGGTGGCCGACCAGCCGCCCGACAGTTCGAAGGTGTATTGGGCGCCGAACGAGGTGGTCCAGTGCGGCGAGTTGGGCAGCTCGTTGCCCGACAGGTCCGCCGCCACGCCTTCGATCGAATAGCCGGCGCCGTAGGTGTAGAGGCCCGTGGCGTTGGCCAGGAAGGCGGCCGTGGGCGCAGGCAGGCCCGCGCCGCCCAGGGCGGCCGGGGTCGACAGGAACGCCTGGTAAGCCGCCGCGCCCGAGCAGGCCCACGGCAGGGTGGCTCCCGCGCCGGCGCCCAGGATGGTGGCGACGCCTTGCGTGGCCAGCACGCAGTTGGCGCCGACGGCCGACGAGTTCGGTCCCACCTTCACGACCGTGTAGGCCGCGTTGGACTGGGTCCGGTTCATCGTGTCGATCGAGGTGACGCCGGCGCCGATCTTGGTGTGCAGATAGCCGATCGTGGCGTTGAGCCGCAGGTTGCGGACCGGCGACCAGATCGATTCCAGCTCGAAACCGTAGACCTTGGCGTCGACGTTCTCGTTGACCGAGGTGCGGTTGACGATCTTGGAGATCTGGTAGCCCTGGTAGTCGTAGGCGAAGCCGGTGGCGTTCAGCAGGACGCTGCCGCCGGCCAGGGTGTTCTTGGTGCCGATCTCGATCGCGTTGACGAATTCCGGCGCGAAGGTCTGCTTGATGCCGACCGAGTCCGCCGGGACGCCCGGATTGATGCCGCCGCCCTTGTAGCCCTTGGAATAGAAGGCATAGAGCAGGGTGTCGTCCGTGAAGCCCAGGTGAGCCTTGTAGTCGAAGCCGAAGCGGCCGGTGAGCTCGCTGAAGCGGGCGCGCTGGTCGGGGTTGGTCGGGTTCAGGGTCAGGCCGTAGCCGGGGGCCAGCAGCACGGTCGAGAAGTTCTTGACCGCCTTCTTGTCGCGGGTCTGGCGCAGGCCCAGGGTGAACTTCAGATCCTCGTTGGCCTGCCAGTACAGTTCGCCGAACAGGGCGTCCGAGGTCAGGTTATAGGGCGTGCGGTTGTCATAGTAGTTGTGGCCCTCGCCGGTCGGCGTGGCCGCCGTGTCGATGCCGATGCAGCGGGCGGTGGTCGCCGGGTTGCAGTTCGGATTGCCGGTGTTGGAGAAGTTCAGCGCCAGCGACGACAGGGTCAGCGAGTTGCCGATCACGTAGTAGTCGGTGGTGGTGCGGTAGGTGAAGTGGATGCCGCCGATGTTGAAGTTCAGCGGGCCGTCATAGGCGGACTGCAGGCGCAGCTCCTGGCTGAACTGCTCGGACCGGCCCGACGAGATGTCGATCGTCGTGAACTTGTTGGTGTTGCCGACCTGCGGGTCGTTGAAGAAGCCGCCGGGCGTGAACGGCGTGCTGTTGAAGGCGATCGGCGAGACGTTCCGGTTGTAGTCCTGCTTCGTATAGACGCTGCCCTTGCTGTAGGCCGTCATCGACGTCAGCGTCAGCTGGTCGTTCAGATCGT
Encoded proteins:
- a CDS encoding helix-turn-helix domain-containing protein, coding for MSEETEGRRPNPVDLHVGGRVRMRRKLLGVSQEQLADSLGLTFQQVQKYERGANRVSASKLYEIAKTLQVPVSFFFDGLADPMNGAEVDDAAQHAEKVVQEFLTTPEGLELAEVFPKIGRGRVRRQVLDLVRAMADEAAREGAA
- a CDS encoding acyl-homoserine-lactone synthase; the encoded protein is MIHIITSENRHLYGPQLWAMHEERRRQCVEKNGWVDLVVLDGGEVDDYDDHRAIYLLGFNDAMELEVGLRLRPTDDRCMLADKFAHLIAPGETPKKGADVWEATRLFTTEAYRQRKGSGRGERVFECWAAAFELALRRGVNRFVGMIDMQLYPGILNSPIDTRLVGIPRPYEYGVVAGSEIAISQALLDRVLEAIGRESPIGYEIDALDMMAFGDLAAVQRQVTRAMTPQLTAGAERDETLAAETLFRLHDSSGQARRIWDTRARVLNA
- a CDS encoding Mpo1-like protein, which produces MTTATSRERQERYRSFAAFYPFYLTEHVNPVSRRLHVVGTTLVVVCLAMGALRDWRFFLAAPLVGYGFAWVGHFVFEKNRPATFKHPLYSLMGDFRLWFETLTGRRKF
- a CDS encoding helix-turn-helix transcriptional regulator, translated to MLNTAEQQAWAFLSQAPHLASAQEVEAHFALAIAAFGYDKFCATLVNAEHYGKEPPTLSRQDFDQWDQRYWSERYVVHDPCVKLLLKSPRSFAWTDAKPLGDSRAHAMWGEASELGMNDGYVVRVFGPAGQEVLIRMSTEAPDTDPTQRAVIESLATVFGTIMLKHWELQDDNPDYGVISERQAQCLYWASRGKTDWEIGAILELSPRTVHHHIEAAKKRLGVVKRQEAVLKAGELGLLSKL
- a CDS encoding response regulator — encoded protein: MDTLTRLIDPRAPIAPGTPCGAVAAMFDADAALAALAVVDDGRAPVGLVYRDVLQGMMRVAGEQLADTPIAEVMDTTPRTVMAQTDANSFVNTLADSPTPVFRTAYVAVDAAGRYAGVGGLASLLASHRRRQGEARDAMAMVERMAVDIGAHLDGVLAITERLEQQRLTPDAAAFVRAIGDTSRDMGETVGRAIDLHRSARGQLTFSPTPIRLRDFADAVEARWAARAQEGGSTLLVSYDGDPECGVDVDGERLLQVFDILIENALASGRGMIEARLTARADGDQIRLEGQVRDNTEGHADERLARVRDPLGGASQQDRSEMALGVAMALARRLLRAMGGPLRAEANRGAGLTVGFTLSLAPASVVVARAEAEPAVTGRAAHILIVDDNATNRMVAEALCDMFECTSEQAVDGLEALEMAKSGRYDLILMDIKMPRMDGIAATRAIREMSGRASAVPIVALTANADPADVQTYVAAGMQDVVEKPIKPERLAVVLNALLGGEDEGEEAAA